The Anastrepha ludens isolate Willacy chromosome 2, idAnaLude1.1, whole genome shotgun sequence genome contains a region encoding:
- the LOC128855790 gene encoding uncharacterized protein LOC128855790: MSAMHCQALFLLLALRTSFMVQATPAPLPIATAPSATVATTTTNAAPNVNVETEVLRLSYELERWLDTEKRPCQDFYGYVCGKTVNSTKEQVEERLQREQQKFDKFLSANNNDELLDAELKLKQFYDSCKNARSVDELKGSFMYRQSGGWPAIDNSAAMLRRRRAMTWMEVVSAFHEAGVNYFFTQNVEIKSNKRIVYMQIEDALRFTLHKFEQLVGEVLKEYGVDVDRGWLIALEILNFERNRREILKDDLKEDDIEYNYAEFKASSFGTTLQIDWDGYFKSALGKTLKPSDTVVVRKKTKLVKVFEFLQQTTMTRLLNWIWINYLMDKRSADCQQLAQQFFEPVYHHIVEHAFLDKVQMAQLCSNIGHAYDEQLPPTAWIDEMSQQNSHLFLGRVMHITLNGDDNLDADYAKLQITNRNFYRNLEKVQRMLAQQSKNQRPVTRVGSAAMVDTTQIATNFMRIFVAVSALMQQQNLTTPLNHMLVGERFAEHMIAGGSTTQTPGAWRSMESERDFATLRQCVQQQAGVAELPYNLNELLVRLLAQQLALQTYEQWLQRNERLVRRLDSLLAAGRLQLSMLKLYYIGSVLTDCRQLESGEQKQLLKGYLRNSVKFRQAFRCRATDDLYMRNTCKVN, translated from the exons ATGTCAGCAATGCATTGTCAGGCACTTTTTTTGCTATTAGCTTTGCGCACTTCCTTTATGGTGCAGGCTACGCCCGCGCCATTACCCATCGCTACCGCACCGTCCGCAACAGtagccaccaccaccaccaatgCTGCGCCCAATGTGAATGTGGAGACGGAAGTGTTGCGCCTCTCTTATGAGCTCGAGCGTTGGCTGGATACTGAAAAGCGTCCTTGCCAAGACTTTTACGGCTATGTTTGTGGCAAAACAGTGAATAGCACAAAGGAGCAGGTTGAAGAGCGCTTGCAGCGCGAACAGCAAAAGTTTGATAAATTCCTTAGTGCCAATAACAACGATGAACTGCTCGATGCCGAGCTGAAGCTCAAGCAATTCTATGATTCTTGTAAGAATGCGCGCTCGGTGGATGAGCTGAAGGGCTCTTTTATGTATCGCCAGAGTGGCGGTTGGCCAGCGATCGATAATTCCGCAGCTATGTTGCGTCGACGTCGCGCCATGACTTGGATGGAGGTGGTGAGCGCATTTCACGAGGCCGGCgtgaattattttttcactcaaaatgttgaaattaaatCGAATAAGCGCATAGTTTATATGCAAATCGAGGATGCGTTGCGTTTCACGTTGCACAAATTCGAGCAATTGGTGGGCGAGGTGTTGAAGGAGTATGGCGTAGATGTGGATCGTGGCTGGCTGATCGCTTTGGAGATACTGAATTTTGAACGCAATCGACGTGAGATTTTGAAAGACGATTTGAAAGAGGATGACATTGAGTACAATTACGCTGAGTTTAAGGCCTCCTCTTTTGGCACAACGCTGCAGATCGACTGGGATGGGTATTTCAAGAGCGCGCTTGGTAAAACGCTGAAGCCGAGCGACACGGTGGTGGTGCGCAAGAAAACCAAATTGGTAAAAGTATTCGAGTTTCTGCAGCAAACTACCATGACGCGTTTGCTTAACTGGATTTGGATCAACTACTTGATGG ACAAAAGAAGCGCTGATTGCCAGCAACTTGCGCAGCAATTCTTCGAGCCCGTCTATCATCACATTGTCGAGCATGCATTCCTCGATAAAGTGCAAATGGCGCAGCTGTGCTCCAACATCGGTCACGCGTACGACGAACAACTACCGCCCACCGCTTGGATCGACGAAATGTCACAGCAAAATTCACATCTCTTCCTCGGTCGCGTCATGCACATCACATTGAATGGGGACGACAACTTGGATGCCGATTATGCGAAACTACAAATTACCAATCGCAACTTCTATCGCAACCTCGAGAAAGTGCAACGCATGCTCGCGCAGCAAAGCAAGAATCAGCGTCCGGTTACGCGTGTGGGCAGCGCCGCCATGGTCGACACCACACAAATCGCCACCAACTTTATGCGTATTTTTGTCGCCGTCAGCGCGCTAATGCAGCAGCAAAATCTGACTACGCCACTCAATCATATGCTGGTGGGCGAACGCTTTGCTGAGCATATGATTGCGGGCGGCAGCACTACACAAACGCCGGGCGCCTGGCGCAGCATGGAGTCGGAGCGTGATTTTGCAACACTACGCCAATGCGTGCAACAGCAGGCTGGCGTTGCCGAGTTACCCTACAATTTGAATGAGTTATTGGTGCGGTTGTTGGCCCAACAATTGGCGCTGCAAACGTACGAGCAGTGGCTGCAGCGCAACGAACGTTTGGTGCGTCGCTTGGATAGTTTGCTGGCCGCAGGTCGTTTGCAATTGTCAATGCTGAAGTTGTACTACATAGGGTCGGTGCTGACCGATTGCCGGCAGCTCGAGAGTGGCGAGCAGAAGCAGCTGTTGAAGGGATATTTGCGCAATTCGGTGAAATTTCGACAGGCATTCCGGTGTCGCGCCACGGATGATTTATATATGCGCAATACATGCAAAGTCAACTGA